One stretch of Streptomyces sp. NBC_00443 DNA includes these proteins:
- a CDS encoding sulfatase-like hydrolase/transferase, whose translation MPVFTRLRQLPGKKNALPDESATPSEPPATAADGDSPTEGEDSAQKPTAPSAEDAPPHDEPAAADDEDASPAIEPAAADGEDPPQGPPAPDDESSTGGAGGNNTGDGEAEPEAKPTTTRALKISRTLKISRTLKIGRTLKISRTLHWTATTLAAALILGALLLPNTLPALQPNRFTRIPAEAIIGAVVMLALPRRPRIAAATLYGIGLAVLTVLNLLDMGFNEYLGRGFNAALDWDLLPDAQSYVADTMGGAVATGAAIGGVILILLLMALMAAATIHLSTLLTMHKARATQGALIAGTVWITCTALNLQAFGMPIASDHAAGAFRTHAQRTVDSLEDEAQFAMEAEADTFGNTPPDQLLPDLRGKDVVFTFVESYGRSAIEDPIMAPGVGRTLDASNEALTEAGFHAKSGWLTSATFGGSSWLGHSTTMAGLWIDNQRRYRTVTAGDHLTLTKAFQKTGAWDTVGVMPGVQKGWPESKWYGLDRMYNAWQLGYKGPKFSWSTMPDQYALEAFQRQIHGKKRDKPLMSFVILTSSHQPWAPLPKMVDWNDLGDGSVFDPIQKAGMKAGDVLTDTTKSREEYGKSVEYSLTSLTQWMERYGTDDTVLVFLGDHQPMARVSGNHASRDVPISIVAKDPKVLDRIADWNWTDGIEPAKDAPVWKMSAFRDRFLTAYGSTPHASD comes from the coding sequence GTGCCTGTCTTCACGCGCCTACGTCAGCTACCCGGCAAGAAGAACGCCTTGCCCGACGAGTCGGCCACCCCCAGCGAGCCCCCCGCAACGGCAGCCGACGGGGACTCCCCCACCGAGGGCGAGGACTCGGCACAGAAACCCACCGCCCCCTCCGCCGAGGACGCACCACCCCACGACGAACCCGCGGCAGCCGACGACGAGGACGCATCTCCCGCCATCGAACCAGCAGCCGCCGACGGCGAGGACCCCCCACAGGGGCCACCCGCACCCGACGACGAAAGCAGCACGGGTGGTGCGGGTGGGAACAACACGGGCGATGGCGAAGCCGAGCCCGAAGCGAAGCCCACGACCACCCGCGCCCTCAAGATCAGCCGCACCCTCAAGATCAGCCGCACCCTCAAGATCGGCCGCACCCTCAAAATCAGCCGCACCCTCCACTGGACGGCCACCACCCTCGCCGCCGCCCTGATCCTCGGCGCCCTCCTCCTCCCCAACACCCTCCCCGCCCTGCAGCCGAACAGATTCACCCGCATCCCCGCGGAGGCGATCATCGGCGCAGTCGTGATGCTCGCCCTCCCCCGCCGCCCCCGCATAGCCGCGGCAACGCTCTACGGCATCGGCCTCGCCGTGCTCACCGTGCTGAACCTCCTCGACATGGGCTTCAACGAATACCTCGGCCGCGGCTTCAACGCCGCCCTCGACTGGGACCTCCTCCCCGACGCCCAGTCGTACGTCGCCGACACGATGGGCGGAGCCGTAGCCACCGGCGCTGCCATCGGTGGCGTCATCCTGATCCTGCTGCTGATGGCCCTCATGGCAGCCGCGACGATCCACCTCAGCACCCTCCTCACGATGCACAAGGCGAGGGCCACCCAGGGCGCGCTCATAGCCGGCACGGTGTGGATCACCTGCACCGCACTCAACCTCCAGGCCTTCGGCATGCCGATCGCCTCCGACCACGCGGCCGGCGCCTTCAGGACCCACGCACAGCGGACGGTGGACTCCCTCGAGGACGAGGCCCAGTTCGCCATGGAGGCCGAGGCGGACACCTTCGGCAACACTCCCCCCGACCAACTGCTGCCGGACCTGCGCGGCAAGGACGTCGTCTTCACGTTCGTCGAGAGCTACGGCCGCAGCGCCATCGAGGACCCGATCATGGCCCCCGGCGTCGGCAGAACCCTGGACGCGAGCAACGAGGCCCTGACCGAGGCGGGCTTCCACGCGAAGAGCGGCTGGCTGACCTCGGCGACCTTCGGCGGCAGCAGCTGGCTCGGCCACTCCACGACCATGGCGGGCCTGTGGATCGACAACCAGCGGCGCTACCGCACCGTCACGGCCGGCGACCATCTCACGCTCACCAAGGCGTTCCAGAAGACCGGTGCCTGGGACACGGTCGGGGTGATGCCCGGCGTGCAGAAGGGCTGGCCGGAGTCGAAGTGGTACGGCCTCGACAGGATGTACAACGCCTGGCAACTGGGCTACAAGGGCCCGAAGTTCAGCTGGTCGACGATGCCCGACCAGTACGCCCTGGAGGCCTTCCAGCGCCAGATCCACGGCAAGAAGCGCGACAAGCCGCTGATGTCCTTCGTCATCCTGACGTCCAGCCACCAGCCCTGGGCTCCGCTGCCGAAGATGGTCGACTGGAACGACCTGGGCGACGGCTCGGTCTTCGACCCGATCCAGAAGGCCGGGATGAAGGCGGGGGACGTCCTCACCGACACCACGAAGTCCCGTGAGGAGTACGGCAAGTCCGTCGAGTACTCGCTGACCAGCCTCACGCAGTGGATGGAGCGCTACGGCACCGACGACACCGTCCTCGTCTTCCTCGGCGACCACCAGCCCATGGCCCGGGTCAGCGGCAACCACGCCAGCCGTGACGTACCGATCTCCATAGTCGCCAAGGACCCGAAGGTCCTCGACAGGATCGCCGACTGGAACTGGACGGACGGCATCGAGCCCGCGAAGGACGCCCCGGTCTGGAAGATGAGCGCCTTCCGGGACCGCTTCCTGACGGCGTACGGCTCGACACCGCACGCCTCGGACTAG
- a CDS encoding chitinase, protein MLRRALRLLATALATACLPQLPVATPASAADTCAVKSKPSGKVLQGYWENWDGAANGVHPPFGWTPITDSRIAAHGYNVINAAFPVIRSDGTALWEDGMDTGVKVATPAEMCAAKASGQTLLLSIGGATAGIDLSSTAVADRFVATIVPILKKYNFDGIDIDIETGLVGSGNISQLSTSQANLIRIIDGVLARMPSNFGLTMAPETAYVTGGSVTYGSIWGAYLPVIKKYADNGRLWWLNMQYYNGSMYGCSGDSYSAGTVQGFTAQTDCLNKGLVIQGTTIKVPYDKQVPGLPAQSGAGGGYMSPSLVAQAWRHYGTSLKGLMTWSLNWDGSKNWTFGDNVKSLQGR, encoded by the coding sequence ATGCTCCGCCGCGCCCTGCGCCTGCTCGCCACCGCCCTGGCGACCGCCTGTCTGCCTCAGCTCCCCGTAGCAACCCCTGCCTCGGCCGCCGACACCTGTGCCGTGAAGTCGAAGCCGTCCGGAAAGGTCCTCCAGGGCTACTGGGAGAACTGGGACGGCGCCGCCAACGGCGTCCACCCGCCCTTCGGCTGGACCCCGATCACCGACTCCCGTATCGCGGCCCACGGCTACAACGTGATCAACGCGGCCTTTCCGGTCATCCGCTCCGACGGCACCGCGCTCTGGGAGGACGGCATGGACACGGGCGTGAAGGTGGCGACGCCCGCCGAGATGTGCGCGGCGAAGGCGTCGGGTCAGACGCTCCTGCTGTCGATCGGCGGCGCGACGGCCGGCATCGACCTCAGCTCGACCGCCGTGGCGGACCGATTCGTCGCGACGATCGTCCCGATCCTGAAGAAGTACAACTTCGACGGCATCGACATAGACATCGAGACGGGCCTGGTCGGCAGCGGCAACATCAGCCAACTCTCCACCTCACAGGCCAACTTGATCCGCATCATCGACGGGGTGCTGGCCCGGATGCCGTCCAACTTCGGCCTCACCATGGCCCCCGAGACGGCCTACGTCACCGGCGGCAGCGTCACCTACGGCTCGATCTGGGGCGCCTACCTGCCGGTCATCAAGAAGTACGCCGACAACGGCCGCCTGTGGTGGCTGAACATGCAGTACTACAACGGCAGCATGTACGGCTGCTCCGGCGACTCCTACTCCGCCGGCACCGTCCAGGGCTTCACCGCCCAGACCGACTGCCTCAACAAGGGCCTGGTCATCCAGGGCACGACCATCAAGGTCCCGTACGACAAGCAGGTCCCCGGCCTGCCCGCCCAGTCCGGCGCGGGCGGCGGCTACATGTCCCCGTCCCTGGTCGCCCAGGCCTGGCGCCACTACGGCACGTCCCTCAAGGGCCTGATGACCTGGTCGCTCAACTGGGACGGCTCGAAGAACTGGACGTTCGGCGACAACGTGAAGTCCCTGCAGGGCCGTTGA
- a CDS encoding ROK family transcriptional regulator yields MGARGQASAGELLELVRSGRAVTRGALQQATGLSRATVGQRLDRLFRAGWLREGAGGPVGSPLGGRPSITLEFDDAHAVVLAADLETRHARAAVLSLTGEILAEHTGTLVIEDGPDVVLGELGRWFAELLEKAGRRAGEVGGIGLAVPGPVDSGTGRVVQPPIMPGWDGYDITGRLARAFTEATGAAPVPVLVDNDANLMAYGEQRTAFPGCSAFVLVKVSTGIGAGVVVDGSIYRGIDGGAGDIGHIRVPAGADALCRCGSYGCLAAVASGGAVARRLAEAGVPAASGSDVRDVLASGHPGAAALAREAGRQVGDVLATVVTLLNPGVLMIAGDLAGTPFLTGVRELLYQRALPRSTAHLNVVTSGLGDRAGLVGAGALVVEHLYAPSRVEERLLALGV; encoded by the coding sequence ATGGGCGCACGAGGTCAGGCGAGTGCCGGGGAACTGCTCGAACTGGTGCGGAGCGGGCGAGCCGTCACGCGCGGAGCGCTCCAGCAGGCCACCGGTCTCTCCCGGGCCACCGTCGGCCAGCGCCTCGACCGCCTCTTCCGCGCCGGCTGGCTGCGCGAGGGCGCCGGCGGTCCCGTGGGCTCCCCGCTGGGCGGCCGTCCCTCCATCACCCTGGAGTTCGACGACGCCCACGCCGTGGTCCTGGCCGCCGACCTGGAGACCCGGCACGCGCGTGCCGCCGTGCTCTCCCTGACCGGCGAGATCCTCGCCGAGCACACCGGCACGCTGGTCATCGAGGACGGGCCGGACGTGGTGCTGGGCGAGCTCGGGCGATGGTTCGCCGAGCTGCTGGAGAAGGCCGGGCGCCGGGCCGGCGAGGTGGGCGGCATCGGGCTCGCGGTGCCGGGGCCGGTGGACAGCGGGACCGGCCGGGTCGTCCAGCCGCCGATCATGCCGGGCTGGGACGGCTACGACATAACGGGACGCCTGGCCAGGGCCTTCACCGAGGCCACCGGCGCCGCGCCGGTCCCGGTGCTGGTCGACAACGACGCCAACCTCATGGCGTACGGCGAGCAGCGCACGGCTTTCCCCGGCTGCTCGGCGTTCGTCCTGGTCAAGGTCTCGACCGGCATCGGCGCCGGGGTCGTGGTCGACGGCTCGATCTACCGGGGCATCGACGGGGGTGCCGGCGACATCGGCCACATCCGGGTGCCGGCGGGCGCGGATGCGCTGTGCCGGTGCGGTTCGTACGGCTGTCTCGCGGCCGTCGCCAGCGGTGGCGCCGTGGCCCGGCGGCTGGCCGAGGCGGGGGTGCCCGCGGCGTCCGGCTCGGATGTGCGGGATGTGCTGGCGTCCGGGCATCCGGGGGCGGCCGCGCTGGCACGGGAGGCCGGGCGGCAGGTCGGGGACGTACTGGCGACGGTCGTGACGCTGCTCAACCCCGGGGTGCTGATGATCGCCGGGGATCTGGCCGGGACGCCCTTCCTCACCGGTGTACGCGAGTTGCTCTACCAGCGGGCGCTGCCGCGCTCCACCGCTCATCTGAACGTCGTGACCTCAGGGCTGGGGGACCGGGCCGGGCTCGTGGGTGCCGGGGCGCTGGTCGTGGAGCATCTGTACGCGCCCTCGCGGGTGGAGGAACGGCTGCTCGCACTGGGGGTGTGA
- a CDS encoding TetR family transcriptional regulator has translation MSQTPTTLTAERILEATEEVLRRHGPAKATVVDVARALGVSHGSVYRHFRTKAALREAVTKRWLDRTTELLAAIVAAPDLDPETRVREWLAALFAAKRRKAFDDPELFATYSVLTTETVETVVGEHIAELTGQLTEIVRAGADAGTFTVEDPATTALALFRATDRFHDPHYAGEWVRPGVDGEFEAVVDLLIRGLRARG, from the coding sequence ATGTCGCAGACGCCCACGACCCTGACCGCCGAGCGCATCCTCGAAGCCACCGAGGAGGTGCTGCGCCGCCACGGCCCGGCCAAGGCCACCGTGGTCGACGTGGCCCGCGCGCTCGGCGTCAGCCATGGCAGCGTCTACCGGCACTTCCGTACGAAGGCGGCGCTGCGGGAGGCGGTGACGAAGAGGTGGCTGGACCGGACGACGGAGCTCCTGGCCGCCATCGTCGCCGCCCCGGACCTGGACCCGGAGACCCGGGTGCGTGAGTGGCTCGCGGCGCTGTTTGCCGCCAAGCGCCGCAAGGCGTTCGACGACCCGGAGCTCTTCGCCACCTACTCGGTGCTGACCACCGAGACCGTCGAGACGGTCGTCGGCGAGCACATCGCCGAGCTGACCGGCCAGTTGACCGAGATCGTGCGCGCGGGCGCCGACGCGGGCACCTTCACCGTGGAGGACCCCGCCACCACGGCTCTCGCCCTCTTCCGGGCCACCGACCGCTTCCACGACCCGCACTACGCCGGCGAGTGGGTACGGCCCGGTGTGGACGGGGAGTTCGAGGCCGTGGTGGACCTGCTGATCCGGGGACTGCGGGCGCGCGGCTGA
- a CDS encoding MGH1-like glycoside hydrolase domain-containing protein, with translation MDRTAQLTARRAAHDIAYDPPPAADSLHVKAARVLEDNWTGTSTVPSRSLYPHQWSWDSAFIAIGLRHVSPLRAQTELETLLDAQWGDGRIPHIVFNPSVPLDAYFPSPDFWRSSTAGRAAGAPRTVQTSGIVQPPVHALAAWLVHRADPGLSRARGFLTRMYPRLAAWHRYLLHRRDLGAGGLASVVHPWEQGMDNSPCWDAPLSRVTPAPARSFRRADLDHGAAEDRPTDLDYGRYVRLATDYRDGGYADGPGGFAVEDPAFNALLIASEHALAEIARELGATGTARHARAERLTAALVERLWDPAEGMFFCRDVRSEGRSDGPGVRRSDGPGEGRADGPAAGEPIPERSVSGLVPLLLPTLPRDITAALVRTLGGSHFGLGGTTRLVPSYDLLGEAFEPHRYWRGPAWFNTSWLLERGLRLHGERGRADALRRAILHTADASGFAEYVNPYTGDACGATGFGWTAALTLDLLHDHPAWDTNAVRERKGKGRDRG, from the coding sequence GTGGATCGCACTGCCCAGCTCACAGCCCGTCGCGCGGCGCATGACATTGCATACGATCCGCCCCCCGCGGCGGACTCGCTGCACGTCAAAGCCGCCCGGGTGCTGGAGGACAACTGGACGGGCACCTCGACGGTGCCCTCGCGCAGTCTGTATCCGCACCAGTGGTCCTGGGACTCGGCGTTCATCGCGATCGGCCTGAGGCACGTGTCGCCGCTGCGGGCGCAGACGGAGCTGGAGACGCTGCTCGACGCCCAGTGGGGTGACGGGCGGATCCCGCACATCGTCTTCAACCCCTCCGTGCCGCTCGACGCCTACTTCCCGAGCCCCGACTTCTGGCGCTCCTCGACCGCGGGGCGCGCTGCGGGCGCCCCGCGCACCGTACAGACCTCCGGCATCGTGCAACCACCGGTGCACGCGCTGGCGGCCTGGCTGGTGCACCGCGCCGACCCGGGACTGTCCCGGGCGCGCGGCTTCCTCACCCGGATGTATCCCCGCCTCGCCGCCTGGCACCGCTATCTGCTGCACCGGCGCGACCTCGGCGCAGGCGGCCTCGCGTCCGTCGTCCACCCCTGGGAACAGGGGATGGACAACAGCCCCTGCTGGGACGCCCCGCTCTCCCGCGTCACCCCGGCCCCGGCCCGCTCCTTCCGCCGCGCCGACCTCGACCACGGGGCGGCCGAGGACCGGCCGACGGATCTGGACTACGGACGGTATGTGCGGCTGGCGACGGACTACCGCGACGGGGGGTACGCCGATGGCCCCGGCGGCTTCGCCGTCGAGGACCCGGCGTTCAACGCCCTGCTCATCGCCTCCGAGCACGCGCTGGCCGAGATCGCCCGGGAGCTGGGGGCGACGGGCACGGCCCGGCACGCGCGCGCCGAGCGGCTGACGGCGGCGCTGGTCGAGCGACTGTGGGACCCGGCGGAGGGCATGTTCTTCTGCCGGGACGTGCGGAGCGAGGGGCGTAGCGACGGACCGGGCGTGCGCCGTAGCGACGGACCGGGCGAGGGGCGGGCCGACGGGCCGGCGGCCGGGGAGCCGATCCCCGAGCGCAGCGTCTCCGGCCTCGTCCCCCTCCTCCTCCCCACCCTCCCCCGCGACATCACCGCCGCCCTGGTACGGACGCTGGGCGGATCGCACTTCGGCCTCGGCGGCACGACCCGACTCGTGCCGAGCTACGACCTCCTGGGCGAGGCCTTCGAACCGCACCGCTACTGGCGGGGCCCGGCCTGGTTCAACACGAGCTGGCTGCTGGAGCGCGGGCTCCGGCTGCACGGTGAGCGCGGCCGGGCCGACGCCCTGCGCAGGGCGATCCTGCACACCGCCGACGCCTCCGGGTTCGCCGAGTACGTCAACCCGTACACCGGCGACGCCTGCGGAGCCACCGGCTTCGGCTGGACCGCCGCGCTCACGCTCGACCTGCTGCACGACCACCCCGCGTGGGACACGAACGCCGTCAGGGAACGCAAGGGAAAGGGAAGGGACCGGGGATGA
- the dusB gene encoding tRNA dihydrouridine synthase DusB, whose protein sequence is MSMTAPPVVTPVVPPLPIGPHTVQPPVVLAPMAGITNAPFRTLCREFSGGKGLFVSEMITTRALVERNEKTMQLIHFDATEKPRSIQLYGVDPVTVGKAVRMIAEEGLADHIDLNFGCPVPKVTRKGGGSALPYKRNLLRAILREAVSGAGDLPVTMKMRKGIDDDHITYLDAGRIAVEEGVTAIALHGRTAAQHYGGTADWDAIARLKEHVPEIPVLGNGDIWSAGDAVRMVRETGCDGVVVGRGCLGRPWLFSDLVAAFEGRDENVARPGLREVADVMVRHAALLGEWIGDEARGVIDFRKHVAWYLKGFAVGSEMRKRLAITSSLEELRSGLDELALDQPWPAGADGPRGRTSGNNRVVLPDGWLKDPYDCAGVGEDAELDTSGG, encoded by the coding sequence ATGTCCATGACCGCCCCGCCCGTTGTCACGCCCGTCGTCCCACCCCTGCCGATCGGCCCGCACACCGTGCAGCCGCCCGTCGTCCTGGCCCCGATGGCCGGGATCACGAACGCGCCCTTCCGCACGCTGTGCAGGGAGTTCAGCGGTGGCAAGGGGCTGTTCGTCAGCGAGATGATCACGACCCGGGCGCTGGTCGAGCGCAACGAGAAGACCATGCAGCTGATCCACTTCGACGCGACGGAGAAGCCGCGCTCGATCCAGCTGTACGGCGTCGACCCGGTCACCGTCGGCAAGGCCGTCCGCATGATCGCGGAGGAGGGCCTGGCCGACCACATCGACCTGAACTTCGGATGCCCGGTGCCGAAGGTGACGCGCAAGGGCGGCGGCTCCGCGCTGCCGTACAAGCGGAACCTGCTGCGGGCGATCCTGCGGGAGGCGGTCAGCGGGGCGGGTGACCTGCCGGTCACGATGAAGATGCGCAAGGGCATCGACGACGATCACATCACCTACCTCGACGCCGGCCGGATCGCCGTCGAGGAGGGCGTGACGGCCATCGCCCTGCACGGCCGTACGGCCGCCCAGCACTACGGCGGCACGGCCGACTGGGACGCCATCGCGCGGCTCAAGGAGCACGTCCCGGAGATCCCCGTGCTCGGCAACGGCGACATCTGGTCGGCCGGGGACGCGGTGCGGATGGTGCGGGAGACCGGGTGCGACGGGGTGGTCGTCGGGCGTGGGTGCCTGGGGCGGCCGTGGCTGTTCTCGGACCTGGTCGCGGCCTTCGAGGGGCGGGACGAGAACGTCGCGCGTCCCGGTCTGCGCGAGGTCGCCGACGTCATGGTCCGGCATGCCGCGCTGCTGGGTGAGTGGATCGGGGACGAGGCGCGTGGCGTCATCGACTTCCGCAAGCACGTCGCCTGGTATCTGAAGGGCTTCGCGGTCGGCTCCGAGATGCGCAAGCGGCTCGCCATCACGTCGTCGCTCGAGGAACTCCGGTCCGGGCTGGACGAGCTGGCCCTCGACCAGCCGTGGCCGGCCGGCGCCGACGGGCCCCGTGGCCGTACGTCCGGCAACAACCGGGTGGTGCTGCCGGACGGCTGGCTGAAGGACCCGTACGACTGCGCGGGTGTGGGCGAGGACGCGGAGCTGGACACGTCCGGGGGCTGA
- a CDS encoding aldo/keto reductase, translated as MTMQTRSLGTTGPQVSALGLGCMGMSALYGDADRAESIATVHAALEAGVTLLDTGDFYGMGHNEMLIGEALRAAPAGLREQALVSVKFGALRDPDGGWVGYDGRPAAVKNFAAYSLQRLGVDHIDVYRIARLDPDVPIEETVGAIAELIEKGYVRHVGLSEVGAETIRRAAATAPITDLQIEYSLISRGIEKSVLPTTRELGISVTAYGVLSRGLISGHFAPGRQLAANDFRAHSPRFQGENLQHNLTLVEALRKIADQKGVSVAQIAIAWVLSRGDDIVPLVGARTRERLAESLGALDLTLDAADLTAIEEAVPADAAAGDRYPAAQMAHLGSK; from the coding sequence ATGACGATGCAAACCCGCTCCCTCGGAACCACCGGACCCCAGGTCTCCGCCCTAGGCCTCGGCTGCATGGGCATGTCCGCGCTGTACGGCGACGCGGACCGGGCCGAGTCGATCGCCACCGTGCACGCCGCCCTGGAGGCCGGCGTGACCCTGCTCGACACCGGCGACTTCTACGGCATGGGCCACAACGAGATGCTGATCGGCGAGGCCCTGCGCGCCGCGCCCGCCGGCCTGCGCGAACAGGCCCTGGTCAGCGTGAAGTTCGGCGCGCTGCGCGACCCGGACGGCGGCTGGGTCGGTTACGACGGCCGACCCGCCGCCGTGAAGAACTTCGCCGCGTACTCGCTGCAGCGGCTCGGCGTGGACCACATCGACGTGTACCGGATCGCCCGGCTCGATCCCGACGTACCGATCGAGGAGACGGTCGGCGCGATCGCGGAACTGATCGAGAAGGGGTACGTGCGGCATGTGGGCCTCAGCGAGGTCGGCGCCGAGACGATCCGCCGGGCCGCGGCCACCGCGCCGATCACCGACCTGCAGATCGAGTACTCCCTGATCTCCCGCGGCATCGAGAAGTCGGTCCTGCCGACCACTCGTGAGCTGGGGATCTCCGTCACCGCGTACGGCGTGCTGTCCCGAGGCCTGATCTCCGGCCACTTCGCCCCGGGCCGGCAGCTCGCCGCGAACGACTTCCGCGCCCACTCGCCGCGCTTTCAGGGCGAGAACCTCCAGCACAACCTGACCTTGGTCGAGGCGCTGCGGAAGATCGCCGACCAGAAGGGCGTCTCCGTCGCCCAGATCGCCATCGCCTGGGTGCTCTCCCGCGGCGACGACATCGTGCCGCTCGTCGGCGCCCGCACCCGGGAGCGGCTCGCCGAGTCACTGGGAGCGCTGGACCTCACGCTGGACGCGGCCGACCTGACGGCGATCGAGGAGGCGGTGCCGGCGGACGCGGCGGCGGGCGACCGCTACCCGGCCGCGCAGATGGCGCACCTGGGCAGCAAGTAG
- a CDS encoding LysE family translocator translates to MSIAFLLTTLVVVATPGTGVVYTLAAGLSRGRRASVVAALGCTLGIVPHVLATVTGLAALLNASAAAFQVLKYAGVAYLLYMAWATVRDKDAIAVEEGTTLDSARQVVVRAVLINILNPKLTIFFFAFLPQFVSPHEPHALIRMLALSGVFMLATFLVFAAYGVLAASVRSHVTSRPRVMTWLRRSFAGSFVALGAKLALTTK, encoded by the coding sequence ATGAGTATCGCCTTCTTGCTGACCACTCTCGTTGTCGTCGCCACTCCTGGCACCGGTGTCGTCTACACCCTTGCCGCCGGGCTCTCCCGCGGGCGGCGGGCCAGTGTCGTCGCCGCGCTCGGGTGCACGCTCGGGATCGTGCCGCATGTGCTGGCCACGGTGACCGGTCTGGCGGCGCTGCTGAATGCCAGTGCCGCTGCCTTCCAGGTCCTCAAGTACGCCGGTGTCGCCTATCTCCTCTACATGGCGTGGGCGACCGTGCGGGACAAGGACGCCATCGCCGTCGAGGAGGGCACCACCCTGGACTCGGCGCGGCAGGTGGTCGTCCGGGCCGTGCTGATCAACATCCTCAATCCGAAGCTGACGATCTTCTTCTTCGCGTTCCTGCCGCAGTTCGTGAGCCCGCACGAGCCGCACGCGCTGATCCGGATGCTGGCGTTGAGCGGGGTGTTCATGCTGGCGACGTTCCTGGTCTTCGCGGCGTACGGCGTCCTGGCCGCGTCCGTGCGCAGCCACGTCACCTCCCGGCCGAGGGTGATGACGTGGCTGCGGCGGAGCTTCGCGGGGTCGTTCGTGGCGCTGGGGGCGAAGCTCGCCCTCACGACCAAGTGA
- a CDS encoding MFS transporter, which yields MPELSPRRRVLVLAICCMSLLIVSLDTTALNVSLPSMQRDLGASTSGLQWTIDAYTLVLASLLMLAGSTADRIGRKRVFMTGLVLFTIGSALCSVAPTLDSLIVFRMVQAVGGSMLNPVAMSIITNTFTDPRERARAIGVWGGVVGISMAAGPLVGGLLVDAVDWRAIFWVNLPVGLAALLLTLRFVPESRAPRARRLDPVGQILVIALFASLTYAIIEAPNAGFASVLPFAALALAALLGLLWYEPRRAEPLIDLRFFRSAPFSGATVIAIGAFAALGGFLFLSTLYLQNVRGLNALHAGLWMLPMAMPMFLCAPLSGRLVGTRGPRLPLLIAGTAMTLSAALFALFDAETSNVTLILGYAVFGIGFGFVNAPITNTAVSGMPRAQAGVAAAVASTSRQLGQTLGVAVVGAVLAAGVSVSSYRETFVDAAVPGWWILTGCGVMVLVVGAVTTGPWARRTAERTAAGLESAELRDASRVSA from the coding sequence ATGCCGGAGCTCAGCCCACGCCGCCGAGTGCTGGTCCTCGCGATCTGCTGCATGAGCCTGCTGATCGTGAGCCTCGACACCACGGCCCTCAACGTCTCCCTGCCCTCGATGCAACGCGACCTCGGTGCGAGCACATCGGGTCTGCAGTGGACGATCGACGCCTACACACTCGTCCTGGCCTCCCTGCTGATGCTGGCCGGCTCCACGGCGGACCGGATCGGCCGCAAGCGCGTCTTCATGACCGGTCTGGTCCTTTTCACCATCGGTTCGGCCCTGTGCTCCGTCGCACCCACCCTCGACTCGCTGATCGTCTTCCGGATGGTGCAGGCCGTGGGCGGCTCTATGCTCAACCCGGTCGCGATGTCGATCATCACCAACACCTTCACGGACCCGCGCGAGCGCGCCCGGGCGATCGGGGTCTGGGGCGGGGTCGTCGGCATCTCGATGGCCGCGGGACCGCTGGTCGGAGGCCTGCTCGTGGACGCGGTGGACTGGCGCGCGATCTTCTGGGTCAACCTGCCGGTGGGCCTGGCCGCCCTCCTCCTCACCCTCCGCTTCGTCCCCGAGTCCCGGGCCCCCAGGGCCCGCCGCCTCGACCCGGTCGGCCAGATCCTGGTGATCGCGCTGTTCGCCTCACTGACGTACGCGATCATCGAGGCCCCGAACGCCGGGTTCGCGTCGGTCCTGCCGTTCGCGGCGCTCGCGCTCGCGGCTCTGCTGGGTCTCCTGTGGTACGAGCCGCGCCGCGCCGAACCCCTTATCGACCTGCGGTTCTTCCGGTCGGCGCCGTTCAGCGGGGCGACGGTGATAGCGATCGGCGCGTTCGCCGCGCTGGGCGGATTCCTGTTCCTGTCGACGCTGTACCTCCAGAACGTACGCGGCCTGAACGCCCTGCACGCCGGGCTGTGGATGCTGCCGATGGCCATGCCGATGTTCCTGTGCGCGCCCCTGTCGGGGCGGCTGGTGGGCACCCGGGGGCCGCGGCTGCCGTTGCTGATCGCCGGCACCGCGATGACCCTGAGCGCGGCCCTGTTCGCCCTCTTCGACGCCGAGACGTCCAACGTCACGCTGATCCTCGGGTACGCGGTGTTCGGTATCGGCTTCGGGTTCGTCAACGCGCCGATCACCAACACGGCGGTCTCCGGAATGCCGCGTGCGCAGGCCGGGGTCGCGGCGGCCGTCGCTTCCACGAGCCGGCAGTTGGGGCAGACGCTGGGGGTGGCCGTGGTCGGGGCCGTGCTGGCGGCCGGGGTGTCGGTGTCGTCGTACCGGGAGACGTTCGTCGACGCCGCCGTGCCCGGCTGGTGGATCCTCACCGGGTGCGGGGTCATGGTCCTGGTGGTGGGGGCGGTCACGACTGGACCTTGGGCTCGGCGTACCGCTGAACGTACGGCTGCGGGGCTGGAGTCGGCGGAGCTTCGCGACGCGTCTCGGGTCAGTGCGTAG